One region of Oryza sativa Japonica Group chromosome 5, ASM3414082v1 genomic DNA includes:
- the LOC9268754 gene encoding uncharacterized protein: protein MKPPAASPGRAEKQLPAPPGLARLLLSKSRRGGGGGRSRRAPATSPMFVSRGRGGAGRAAAAAADGEPSSPKVTCIGQVRMRKGKKGKKAAAASKVAAPEKGRGYCRCLKKAFLCGGLFDFDRRRRPKAPSPEVVERSRRSPWVFSSRDVAVAAAPKQPDPRGEHAEEDEEMEASAGGVFRSLEGEEAERLGINGGGDDKEEDEEEEEEEAELVSSATTTPPKNALLLMRCRSAPQNRSSPLTSRFPVAAAPSPTKDAAAAAEIAAPSPRKSQKASAAAEAQHEERQEEMASVQEQEEVREEEEEDVDDDDDYDEEDMRCSSARPLVLPRCKSEPATTAAAKMAGGTAADATTAGCFWANGGSSGRRRHAPAAAAAATPVALAGH from the coding sequence ATgaagccgccggcggcgagccccgGGCGCGCGGAGAAGcagctgccggcgccgccggggctGGCGCGGCTTCTGCTCAGCaagagccggcgaggaggcggtggcggccgctcccgccgcgcccCGGCGACGTCGCCGATGTTCGTGTCGCGtggccggggcggcgccgggcgcgccgcggcggcggcggcggacggggagCCCTCGTCGCCCAAGGTGACCTGCATTGGCCAGGTGCGGATgcggaaggggaagaaggggaagaaggcggcggcggcgagcaaggtggcggcgccggagaagggGAGGGGTTACTGCCGGTGCCTCAAGAAGGCGTTCCTCTGCGGCGGCCTGTTCGACTTCGACCGGAGGCGGCGTCCGaaggcgccgtcgccggaggtGGTAGAGaggagccgccgctcgccgtgggTGTTTAGCAGCAGGGAcgtggccgtcgccgccgcgcccaagCAGCCGGATCCGAGGGGAGAGCAcgccgaggaggacgaggagatgGAGGCCTCCGCGGGAGGAGTCTTCAGATCGTTGGAGGGCGAGGAAGCGGAGCGGCTTGGGatcaatggcggcggcgacgacaaggaggaggacgaagaggaggaggaggaggaagcggagcTCGTCTCGTCGGCGACCACCACGCCGCCCAAGAACGCGCTCCTCCTCATGCGCTGCCGCTCCGCGCCACAGAACCGCTCGTCCCCGCTCACCTCCAGgttccccgtcgccgccgcgccctcgccgaccaaggacgccgccgccgccgcggagatcgccgcgccctctccccgcAAGTCGCagaaggcgtcggcggcggcggaagcgcaGCACGAGGAGAGGCAAGAAGAGATGGCATCCGTGCAAGAGCAAGAGGAGGtgagggaagaagaagaggaagacgtcgacgacgacgacgactacgaCGAGGAGGACATGAGGTGCTCGTCGGCGCGGCCACTGGTGCTACCGAGGTGCAAGTCggagccggcgacgacggcggcggcgaagatggCGGGTGGCACGGCGGCGGACGCGACGACCGCCGGGTGCTTCTGGGCCAACGGCGGGAGCAGCGGCCGGAGGAGgcacgcgccggcggcggcggcggccgcaacTCCGGTGGCATTGGCCGGCCACTGA